One region of Natronolimnobius baerhuensis genomic DNA includes:
- a CDS encoding type II secretion system F family protein, producing the protein MTLVSAVPLVVALCCLSLIAGAKLHTGVDRVLTRVSIQLFGDTVTEFKHEHPDRQAALHAAHTPTTYREYGATTILYALLVALAGSILGIYVIWGLLLVLAIDPETMREALPSALGFLANLGGVPTLSVGELAALLVVSCLTIGALVGAGTYWLRWWYPTYVADGRARRIDTALPSTVAFMYALSRSGMEFPKIVRIVSQQEATYGEAATEFDVAVRNMDAFGMDAITALQTMGRRSASSKFQEFTENLVSVLQSGHSLSEFLEGKYHDFQEESESQQEQTLEMLGTLAEAYVTVLVAGPLFLITILVVIGISVGDTLEPLQALIYVILPFGNLAFVVYLSMVTDSITPGTASPTESTTSASGVGIDSPTAGITTQPRPRPDGGMAHAHDGQANIERVQYYQRFKHIRKRLTSPISTLLERPTLSLVVTIPIALGVIAWRLPAAFTESGFDVTVIDDVIAIAALFVLTVFAIFYELHRRRLEAIEAAVPDLLDRLASVNDAGMSIVSSIDHVRGSDLGPLDEELDRIWADVQWGADLQSALGRFERRVRTRATSRVVTLLTEAMNASDNLATVLRIAARQAAADRRLKRERKQSMVEYMIVVYISFLVFLFIIAVLAAYLLPNLPTDLDMGDAAAGVGGLEGLGGEGLDTFTTVFYHATLVQGLLSGLIAGQLSSGDLRAGAKHAATMIGLSVLLFAVLV; encoded by the coding sequence ATGACACTCGTCAGTGCCGTTCCGCTGGTCGTTGCGCTCTGTTGTCTGTCACTGATCGCTGGCGCGAAACTCCACACGGGCGTTGATCGGGTGCTGACTCGCGTCTCGATTCAGTTGTTTGGAGACACCGTCACTGAGTTCAAACACGAACATCCGGACCGCCAGGCAGCCCTCCATGCTGCACACACTCCGACAACGTACCGTGAGTACGGCGCAACGACGATTCTGTACGCCCTGTTGGTCGCACTCGCTGGCTCGATCCTCGGTATTTACGTAATCTGGGGCCTGTTGCTCGTCCTTGCAATCGACCCCGAAACCATGCGCGAGGCTCTTCCCAGCGCACTCGGGTTCCTCGCAAATCTTGGCGGCGTTCCCACGCTCTCCGTTGGTGAACTGGCCGCCCTGTTGGTCGTCTCCTGTCTTACCATCGGTGCCCTCGTCGGCGCTGGGACCTACTGGCTCCGCTGGTGGTACCCCACCTACGTCGCCGACGGCCGTGCCCGGCGAATCGACACCGCACTCCCCTCGACAGTCGCGTTCATGTACGCCCTCTCGAGAAGCGGCATGGAGTTTCCCAAAATCGTCCGCATTGTCTCCCAGCAGGAAGCGACCTACGGCGAGGCCGCAACCGAGTTCGACGTTGCCGTCCGGAACATGGACGCGTTCGGCATGGACGCCATCACTGCCCTCCAGACCATGGGCCGGCGCTCCGCAAGCTCGAAATTCCAGGAGTTCACCGAGAACCTGGTGAGCGTCCTCCAGAGCGGCCACAGTCTCTCTGAGTTTCTCGAGGGAAAGTATCACGACTTTCAGGAAGAATCCGAATCCCAGCAAGAACAGACTCTGGAGATGCTTGGAACGCTCGCCGAAGCTTACGTGACCGTCCTGGTCGCTGGTCCACTGTTTCTCATCACGATTTTGGTCGTCATCGGTATCAGCGTTGGCGACACGCTCGAGCCACTGCAGGCGTTGATCTACGTGATCCTGCCGTTCGGAAATCTTGCGTTTGTCGTCTACCTGAGTATGGTCACCGATTCGATCACGCCGGGGACGGCCAGTCCCACGGAATCGACGACGAGTGCGTCAGGCGTCGGCATCGACTCGCCGACAGCGGGCATCACCACACAGCCCCGTCCACGGCCGGACGGCGGGATGGCCCACGCTCACGACGGCCAGGCAAACATCGAGCGCGTACAGTACTACCAGCGGTTCAAACACATTCGCAAGCGACTCACCAGCCCAATTTCGACGCTGCTCGAGCGGCCAACGCTGTCGCTCGTCGTCACCATCCCGATTGCACTCGGTGTCATCGCCTGGCGACTCCCGGCGGCGTTTACTGAGAGCGGCTTCGACGTCACCGTCATCGACGACGTCATCGCCATCGCCGCGTTGTTCGTCCTGACCGTCTTTGCGATCTTCTACGAACTTCATCGACGGCGACTCGAGGCCATCGAGGCGGCGGTGCCAGATCTGCTTGATCGCCTCGCAAGCGTCAACGACGCCGGAATGTCAATCGTCTCGTCGATTGATCACGTCCGTGGCTCGGATTTGGGGCCGCTGGACGAGGAACTCGACCGCATCTGGGCCGACGTGCAGTGGGGTGCCGACCTCCAGTCTGCGCTCGGGCGCTTCGAGCGACGCGTTCGAACGCGTGCAACGTCACGGGTCGTGACGCTTCTGACGGAAGCGATGAACGCAAGTGACAATCTCGCGACCGTGTTACGAATTGCCGCCCGACAGGCTGCGGCCGACCGTCGGCTTAAACGCGAGCGCAAGCAGTCGATGGTCGAGTACATGATCGTCGTCTACATCTCGTTTCTCGTCTTCCTGTTTATCATCGCCGTGCTGGCGGCGTATCTGCTCCCGAACCTGCCGACGGATCTCGACATGGGGGACGCTGCCGCTGGCGTCGGCGGACTCGAGGGACTGGGTGGCGAGGGTCTCGACACGTTCACGACGGTGTTCTATCACGCGACGCTCGTCCAAGGCCTGCTGTCCGGGCTCATCGCCGGACAGTTGAGTTCCGGCGACCTGCGAGCCGGTGCGAAACACGCCGCGACGATGATCGGCCTCTCGGTCCTGCTATTTGCCGTTCTCGTCTGA
- a CDS encoding CPBP family intramembrane metalloprotease, whose protein sequence is MSIRLFWREIRDNIGDGLSTVQDVRFEPDSDTFVAILSVVCLWGIYYFQSTSESVESIVLFLLVGNLALTILFPLYYVCYVRNEPLSEVGITKEGWKRAVVVSTVGALVLAPGLLFVDESAVVLVPHILTVGLMLWEPLFVHGFLQIRFERAFGPVLGIVFASGGFVLFHIGAVAPAGLVMLGLIGLFHAILFCACNRNLLVLWPILWAVGSSQGTIDSVVFGWEEASAYVGILLIAGVALYATAKTTSTNNGNLQT, encoded by the coding sequence ATGTCAATCAGGCTCTTCTGGCGGGAGATACGTGACAATATTGGTGATGGTCTATCTACTGTCCAAGATGTTCGGTTTGAGCCTGATTCTGATACATTTGTAGCGATTTTGTCCGTAGTTTGCCTGTGGGGTATTTATTATTTCCAGTCAACAAGTGAATCAGTCGAATCTATTGTTCTGTTTTTGCTGGTTGGAAACCTCGCATTGACGATACTGTTTCCACTGTACTACGTGTGCTATGTTCGAAATGAACCCCTCTCGGAAGTTGGAATCACAAAAGAGGGGTGGAAACGAGCAGTCGTCGTATCAACCGTTGGCGCGCTTGTACTGGCACCAGGGTTGCTGTTTGTGGATGAGTCAGCTGTCGTACTAGTCCCTCACATACTCACGGTTGGATTGATGCTCTGGGAACCGCTTTTCGTCCATGGGTTTCTTCAGATTCGGTTTGAGCGGGCGTTCGGTCCCGTTCTTGGAATTGTCTTTGCAAGTGGAGGGTTCGTACTGTTTCACATTGGCGCAGTTGCACCGGCTGGGCTTGTGATGTTGGGACTAATTGGCCTTTTTCACGCAATACTATTTTGCGCATGTAATCGGAATCTCTTGGTACTCTGGCCGATATTGTGGGCAGTTGGTTCATCACAGGGAACGATTGATTCAGTTGTGTTCGGTTGGGAAGAGGCATCTGCGTACGTCGGTATTCTACTCATAGCCGGTGTCGCACTCTATGCTACTGCGAAAACTACGTCCACAAATAATGGTAACCTTCAGACATGA
- a CDS encoding ABC transporter ATP-binding protein, which produces MSNGQLLSPTAEAQTPERPTPTETVLELEDISKQYGSEEVIPDLSLSVHDGEILTLLGPSGCGKTTTLRLIAGLEQPNGGCVRLDNEAVAGEGRFVPPERRGVGVVFQEFALFPHLTARENIAFGLQEWSKAEQDARVTELLDLVGLENQGDSHPEELSGGQQQRVALARSLAPEPEMLLLDEPFSNLDVDLRVEMREEVRRIIKEAGVTAISVTHDQEEALSISDRVAVMNDGDIEQIGTPEHVFQQPKSRFVAGFLGHASFLSGDVRGDDVETAVGRVLRDDVNGLVTEYDGTDIDLLVRPDDVTAVPATDVESNGRVVYRRYLGPTVLYRVELDSGETIECMHNHSDQIDLDERVTVRVTADHNLAWFPAGQRDRTVSTAD; this is translated from the coding sequence ATGTCGAACGGACAACTACTATCGCCTACGGCCGAAGCACAGACGCCGGAGCGTCCCACACCAACTGAGACTGTCCTCGAACTCGAGGACATTTCGAAACAGTACGGATCCGAGGAGGTTATTCCCGATCTCTCGCTGTCGGTTCACGACGGCGAAATTCTGACACTCCTTGGCCCATCCGGCTGTGGCAAGACCACAACGTTACGACTGATTGCTGGCCTCGAGCAGCCAAATGGTGGCTGTGTCCGACTCGATAACGAGGCGGTCGCCGGCGAGGGTCGTTTCGTTCCGCCGGAACGCCGCGGTGTCGGCGTTGTCTTTCAAGAATTTGCACTGTTCCCGCATCTCACGGCCCGCGAAAACATCGCTTTTGGGCTGCAAGAGTGGTCCAAGGCAGAACAGGACGCTCGCGTGACGGAGTTACTCGACCTCGTCGGCCTCGAGAATCAGGGCGACAGCCACCCCGAGGAACTCTCTGGTGGACAACAACAGCGTGTGGCGCTCGCGCGGTCGCTCGCGCCCGAACCGGAGATGCTGTTGCTCGATGAGCCGTTTTCGAATCTGGATGTCGACTTGCGCGTTGAGATGCGCGAGGAAGTGCGTCGAATTATCAAGGAAGCGGGTGTCACCGCGATTTCGGTCACGCACGATCAGGAAGAAGCACTCTCGATCTCGGATCGCGTCGCCGTCATGAACGACGGCGATATCGAACAGATCGGTACGCCCGAACACGTCTTCCAGCAGCCAAAATCCCGTTTTGTCGCAGGTTTCCTTGGTCACGCCAGTTTCCTCTCGGGTGACGTTCGTGGCGACGACGTCGAAACCGCTGTCGGCCGCGTGCTTCGGGATGATGTCAACGGCCTCGTCACCGAGTATGACGGCACCGATATCGACCTTCTCGTCCGTCCGGACGACGTGACTGCCGTCCCCGCGACAGATGTCGAATCGAACGGCCGCGTCGTCTATCGGCGCTATCTCGGCCCGACCGTCCTCTATCGCGTCGAACTCGATTCCGGCGAGACAATCGAGTGTATGCACAACCACTCGGATCAGATCGACCTCGACGAACGCGTCACCGTCCGCGTCACTGCCGACCATAATTTGGCGTGGTTCCCGGCCGGCCAACGCGACCGCACTGTTTCGACTGCTGACTGA
- a CDS encoding amino acid ABC transporter ATP-binding protein, whose amino-acid sequence MTLEAHSLGHGYGGEDVFESLSLSVSPGEVVAIIGPSGVGKSTLLRLLALFDRPDEGTITYDGDSVWQLPKQRRLEYRRRIGMVFQEASLFDASVRRNATYGLRVRQSWGDRLRHELARLVSRPNGTSAALEALRTVGLADNADQDAASLSGGEKQRVAFARALAYEPDVLLLDEPTSDLDPRNTAVIEDAIQQARNRGIGVAIATHDMHQAERIADRVAVLLDNELIEIGSTEIVFDDPTDDRTRKFIDGELVY is encoded by the coding sequence ATGACGCTCGAGGCACACTCCCTTGGACACGGGTACGGCGGTGAGGACGTTTTTGAGAGTCTCTCGCTGTCGGTTTCTCCCGGTGAAGTCGTCGCGATTATTGGTCCCTCGGGCGTCGGCAAGTCGACCCTGCTTCGACTGCTCGCGCTGTTTGACCGTCCCGACGAGGGGACGATCACGTACGATGGCGACTCCGTCTGGCAACTTCCGAAACAGCGCCGACTCGAGTACCGTCGGCGAATCGGGATGGTCTTTCAGGAGGCGAGTCTGTTCGATGCGAGCGTTCGCCGAAACGCCACCTACGGCCTTCGCGTGCGACAGTCGTGGGGTGACCGCCTTCGTCATGAACTGGCACGCCTCGTCAGCCGGCCGAACGGAACGAGCGCCGCCCTCGAGGCGCTTCGAACTGTCGGACTGGCCGACAACGCCGACCAAGACGCCGCGTCGCTCTCCGGCGGCGAAAAGCAACGCGTCGCGTTTGCCCGCGCGCTGGCCTACGAGCCGGACGTTCTCCTGCTCGATGAACCCACGTCGGATCTCGACCCGCGGAATACGGCGGTCATCGAAGACGCCATTCAGCAGGCCCGAAATCGGGGTATCGGCGTCGCTATCGCAACTCACGACATGCACCAGGCCGAGCGAATTGCAGACCGCGTCGCCGTCCTCCTCGACAACGAACTCATCGAAATTGGCTCCACAGAGATCGTCTTCGACGATCCAACTGATGATCGAACCCGGAAATTTATCGATGGCGAACTGGTATACTGA
- a CDS encoding class I SAM-dependent methyltransferase, translating into MPEGEDASANERATERDDAAALPRDSVRETYDRIATHFASTREYAWPEVDAFVEEWQAQAEPTAVGLDLGCGNCRHAELLAPDCATVIGLDVSRGLLETARERSAEREFPVALCQGDAASLPLASNTVDVAVYVATLHHLPTRAARRASLDDLARVLAPDGRALVSAWSTAHDRFDAEDGFDTTVEWTLPGGEPVDRFYHIYAPEEFEADLEASDLEILEWEVSSGNCYATVSGAQSPPK; encoded by the coding sequence ATGCCCGAGGGCGAGGATGCGAGTGCGAACGAGCGAGCGACAGAGCGAGACGACGCCGCGGCGCTGCCCCGTGACAGCGTCCGCGAGACCTACGACCGAATCGCGACCCACTTCGCATCGACCCGCGAGTACGCCTGGCCCGAAGTCGACGCGTTCGTCGAGGAGTGGCAAGCACAGGCCGAACCGACCGCTGTCGGTCTCGACCTCGGCTGTGGCAACTGCCGCCACGCCGAACTGCTCGCACCCGACTGTGCGACCGTCATCGGCCTCGATGTGAGCCGCGGCCTCCTCGAGACAGCCCGCGAACGATCTGCCGAGCGCGAGTTCCCGGTTGCACTCTGTCAGGGCGACGCCGCCTCGCTCCCGCTCGCGTCGAACACCGTCGACGTCGCCGTCTACGTCGCGACGCTTCACCACCTGCCGACGCGGGCAGCGCGTCGGGCCAGTCTCGACGATCTCGCCCGTGTGCTCGCCCCCGATGGCCGCGCACTCGTCAGTGCGTGGTCGACCGCCCACGACCGCTTCGATGCCGAGGACGGGTTCGACACCACCGTCGAGTGGACGCTCCCCGGCGGCGAGCCAGTCGACCGATTCTACCACATCTACGCGCCCGAGGAGTTCGAGGCCGATCTCGAGGCGAGCGATCTTGAGATTCTTGAGTGGGAGGTCTCGAGTGGGAACTGCTATGCGACGGTTTCTGGCGCTCAGTCGCCGCCAAAATGA
- a CDS encoding DUF5793 family protein translates to MRREHFTLDVENVDWVETDGEPRKPAVTIEFTGPSSLLRERLTDPDGTVLEANETDVALRLQEPLGTETAGVVSVTNRVTGEFILELNEDAEDVLTFIRAARGYGEDATEDDGRYDVEITLEDESEPFVSYDKRTFLVYDDEGSLLRQHSLIPSGVEL, encoded by the coding sequence ATGAGGCGCGAGCACTTCACGCTAGATGTCGAAAATGTCGACTGGGTCGAAACAGATGGGGAGCCACGCAAACCCGCCGTAACAATCGAATTTACCGGCCCGTCGTCGCTGCTCCGCGAGCGTCTTACTGACCCCGATGGCACCGTTCTCGAGGCCAACGAGACGGACGTTGCACTCCGACTCCAAGAGCCACTCGGAACCGAGACTGCAGGCGTCGTCAGCGTCACGAACCGAGTCACAGGTGAGTTTATTCTCGAACTCAACGAAGACGCCGAGGACGTCCTGACGTTCATCCGCGCCGCTCGAGGGTACGGTGAGGACGCAACCGAAGACGACGGCCGCTACGACGTCGAAATTACGCTCGAGGACGAATCCGAGCCGTTCGTCTCCTACGACAAGCGGACGTTTCTCGTCTACGATGATGAAGGCAGTCTACTCCGCCAGCACAGTCTGATTCCAAGCGGCGTTGAACTGTGA
- a CDS encoding UPF0058 family protein, producing MHKDELLELHEELVIIMEYFADREEVDAELFEPYRQLDVDPSHVHKSKSEHKHAVFVLGNALAKGMSEDEFSSAGRIGKRMKELADDAESKI from the coding sequence ATGCATAAAGACGAACTCCTCGAGCTCCACGAAGAACTCGTCATCATCATGGAGTATTTCGCTGACCGCGAGGAGGTGGATGCGGAGTTGTTCGAGCCGTATCGCCAGCTCGACGTTGACCCGTCACACGTCCACAAATCGAAAAGTGAGCACAAACACGCCGTGTTCGTCCTCGGTAATGCCCTCGCAAAGGGAATGAGCGAAGACGAGTTCTCGAGTGCCGGTCGAATCGGCAAGCGGATGAAAGAACTCGCCGACGACGCCGAGTCGAAGATTTAA
- a CDS encoding TOBE domain-containing protein yields MQVEREYATRLVIGSVTIEQRDIDMLAAIDEFGSMHKAADELGRSYARLQNRIVEIESAVGSITERRRGGSGGGGTDLTETAHDLRRRFERHAVELDGVAHVTESVFTGPVRDRQGELATVDTDIGPILALVPDSATDVQVTVRSDAVVLTDPADAPRADGTSLRNQFSGTVSGLEAGESITSVTVRLADNAAIQALVTNASVDRLGLEAGREIAVSFKATAARAIALEGGETGSE; encoded by the coding sequence GTGCAGGTCGAACGGGAGTATGCGACGCGACTCGTCATCGGGAGCGTCACCATCGAGCAACGCGATATCGACATGCTCGCCGCAATCGACGAGTTCGGCTCGATGCACAAAGCCGCCGACGAACTCGGGCGGTCGTACGCCCGACTGCAAAACCGGATCGTCGAAATCGAGTCCGCCGTCGGCTCGATCACCGAACGCCGTCGCGGCGGCAGCGGTGGCGGCGGGACTGATCTCACCGAGACGGCGCACGACCTGCGCCGGCGCTTCGAGCGCCACGCCGTCGAACTCGACGGCGTCGCCCACGTCACCGAATCCGTCTTCACCGGACCCGTCCGCGACCGACAGGGCGAACTCGCGACGGTCGACACCGATATCGGGCCGATCCTTGCGCTCGTTCCTGACAGCGCAACCGACGTGCAAGTTACCGTTCGCTCCGATGCCGTCGTCTTGACCGACCCGGCGGACGCCCCTCGAGCCGACGGGACGAGCCTTCGGAACCAGTTTTCGGGCACCGTTTCCGGCCTCGAAGCTGGCGAGTCGATCACCAGCGTTACCGTTCGGCTCGCTGACAATGCCGCGATTCAGGCTCTGGTGACGAACGCGAGCGTGGACCGACTCGGCCTCGAGGCCGGGCGCGAGATTGCAGTGTCATTTAAAGCGACCGCAGCGAGGGCAATTGCGCTCGAGGGTGGTGAAACGGGTTCTGAGTGA
- a CDS encoding type II/IV secretion system ATPase subunit: MAHHTDSGADEPHDETGDAETGAESSSAADGEREYTRDTETESASSTETTATGAARDEAEHHEGNTGDDSATTTTTATTATDTPPSDPSPPNTGPHADTGNSSESTLETAKRTIRRVLETLRGSAIDVSDYDPSVHEPLIEFDGIDGLEEVERYWVDAPFSFVTIGYDPERNHHRYHVVEPQLTETERVLLETLFEDVRDPLLYRDHDDRADVEGILQETVQEYLERYGADIEMETFYRLFYYIHRDFRGYGRLDPIMHDPRVEDISCDGYKLPIFVYHEGYTDIETNVSFEAEELDQFVVRLAQHSGRHISIGDPMVETTLPDGSRAELALGREVTPRGSAFTIRKYADEPFTPVDLIEYGTFSVEQMAYLWLAIEHNKSLLFAGGTASGKTTSMNAISMFIPPRSKVLTIEDTRELQLYHDNWLSSVTRERIHEGTDVTMYDLLRSALRHRPEYIVVGEVRGEEAITLFQAMNTGHTTYSTMHADSVQTVINRLENEPINVPRPMVQSLDILSVQTLTRLNDGRVRRNKVLAEIEGIDQRTGELDYSTAYTWDSDTDEFRSSGSHVLETIREERGWSRAELLTELQRRERFLEYLCANDISDYRRFTALVNEYYVDRESVLETIDTADDVAGSSGTTDEEGQNESGAESEGTGGDDSTADDDSGLESESERDVTADGGIDADEGESLYR; the protein is encoded by the coding sequence ATGGCACACCACACTGACTCAGGCGCGGACGAGCCACATGACGAGACTGGCGACGCTGAAACCGGTGCAGAGAGTTCGTCAGCCGCCGACGGTGAACGCGAGTACACGCGTGACACTGAGACTGAGTCTGCGTCATCGACGGAGACAACAGCAACTGGCGCTGCCCGAGACGAGGCCGAACATCATGAAGGGAACACTGGCGACGACTCAGCCACGACGACCACAACAGCGACCACAGCCACCGACACACCGCCATCCGACCCTTCTCCCCCCAACACCGGCCCACACGCTGACACAGGCAACTCGAGCGAATCCACACTCGAGACTGCCAAACGAACGATCAGACGCGTTCTCGAGACGCTCCGTGGGTCAGCAATCGATGTGTCCGACTACGACCCGAGCGTTCACGAGCCACTGATTGAGTTCGACGGTATCGACGGCCTCGAGGAAGTCGAGCGCTACTGGGTCGATGCGCCGTTTTCGTTCGTCACAATCGGCTACGACCCCGAGCGCAACCACCATCGCTATCACGTCGTCGAACCGCAACTGACTGAGACCGAGCGAGTGCTGCTCGAGACGCTGTTCGAGGACGTTCGCGACCCCCTGTTGTACCGAGACCACGACGACAGGGCCGACGTTGAGGGAATCTTACAGGAGACGGTCCAGGAGTACCTCGAGCGCTATGGTGCGGATATCGAGATGGAAACGTTCTACCGGCTGTTTTACTACATTCATCGGGATTTCCGCGGCTACGGCCGGTTGGATCCGATCATGCACGATCCACGCGTGGAGGATATTTCGTGTGATGGCTACAAGTTGCCGATTTTCGTCTATCACGAGGGGTATACGGACATCGAGACGAACGTTTCCTTCGAGGCTGAAGAACTCGATCAGTTCGTCGTTCGACTCGCCCAGCACTCGGGGCGACACATCTCGATTGGCGATCCGATGGTCGAGACGACACTTCCGGATGGTTCGCGTGCCGAGTTGGCTCTCGGCAGAGAGGTGACGCCACGTGGCTCTGCGTTTACGATCCGAAAGTACGCCGATGAGCCGTTCACGCCGGTCGATCTCATCGAGTACGGGACGTTCAGCGTCGAGCAAATGGCCTACCTCTGGCTCGCCATCGAACACAACAAGAGCCTGCTCTTTGCGGGCGGCACCGCATCGGGGAAGACAACGAGTATGAACGCCATCTCGATGTTCATCCCGCCCCGGTCGAAGGTGTTGACCATCGAGGACACCCGCGAACTGCAACTGTATCACGACAACTGGCTCTCATCCGTCACGCGCGAACGGATTCACGAAGGCACGGACGTGACGATGTACGACCTGCTCCGGTCGGCGCTTCGTCACCGCCCGGAATACATCGTCGTTGGCGAGGTCCGCGGCGAGGAAGCCATCACCCTCTTTCAGGCGATGAACACCGGCCACACGACCTACTCGACGATGCACGCCGACTCCGTCCAGACGGTGATCAATCGCTTAGAGAACGAGCCAATCAACGTTCCACGGCCAATGGTCCAGAGCCTCGACATCCTCTCAGTACAGACGCTCACCCGCCTCAATGACGGCCGAGTCCGGCGAAACAAGGTTCTCGCCGAAATCGAGGGCATCGACCAGCGAACCGGCGAACTCGACTACTCGACGGCATACACCTGGGACAGCGACACCGACGAGTTCCGCTCGAGTGGGAGCCATGTCCTCGAGACGATCCGCGAAGAACGCGGCTGGTCGCGAGCAGAACTCCTGACCGAACTTCAGCGCCGTGAGCGCTTCCTTGAGTATCTCTGTGCGAACGACATCTCGGACTACCGGCGCTTTACCGCGCTGGTCAATGAGTACTACGTCGACCGTGAGAGTGTCCTCGAGACGATTGACACGGCGGACGACGTGGCAGGGAGTAGCGGGACGACGGACGAGGAGGGCCAGAATGAGAGTGGGGCTGAGAGTGAGGGGACGGGTGGGGACGACAGCACCGCAGACGATGACAGCGGCCTCGAGAGCGAGAGTGAACGAGACGTAACTGCTGATGGCGGCATTGACGCTGACGAGGGCGAGTCACTGTATCGATGA